A genomic region of Rhea pennata isolate bPtePen1 chromosome 14, bPtePen1.pri, whole genome shotgun sequence contains the following coding sequences:
- the NDST1 gene encoding bifunctional heparan sulfate N-deacetylase/N-sulfotransferase 1, whose protein sequence is MTVLSRVRRSIRQVSPQVVLLLLFAFCLLSVFVSAYYLYGWKRSLEPSGDVPGPDCDEPKVAPSRLLPLKAIKVADSSRTDPLVLVFVESLYSQLGQEIVAILESSRFKYRTEIAPGKGDMPTLTDKDRGRFALIIYENILKYVNLDAWNRELLDKYCVEYGVGIIGFFKANENSLLSAQLKGFPLFLHSNLALKDCSINPKSPLLYITRPSEVEKGVLPGEDWTVFQSNHSTYEPVLLAKTKSAESIPHMSVDAALHTTVMQDLGLHDGIQRVLFGNNLNFWLHKLIFVDSVSFLTGKRLSLPLDRYILVDIDDIFVGKEGTRMKVEDVKALFDTQNELRTHIPNFTFNLGYSGKFFHTGTDAEDEGDDLLLSYVREFWWFPHMWSHMQPHLFHNQSVLAEQMTLNKKFAVEHGIPTDMGYAVAPHHSGVYPVHVQLYEAWKQVWSIKVTSTEEYPHLKPARYRRGFIHNGIMVLPRQTCGLFTHTIFYNEYPGGSSELDKIINGGELFLTVLLNPISIFMTHLSNYGNDRLGLYTFKHLVRFLNSWTNLKLQTLPPVQLAQKYFQIFSEEKDPLWQDPCEDKRHKDIWSKEKTCDRFPKLLIIGPQKTGTTALYLFLGMHPDLSSNYPSSETFEEIQFFNGHNYHKGIDWYMEFFPIPSNTTSDFYFEKSANYFDSEVAPRRAAALLSKAKVITILINPADRAYSWYQHQRAHDDPVALKYTFHEVITAGLEAAPKLRTLQNRCLVPGWYATHIERWLNNYHANQILVLDGKLLRTEPAKVMETVQKFLGVTNFIDYHKTLAFDPKKGFWCQLLEGGRTKCLGKSKGRKYPEMDSDSRAFLRDYYRDHNIELSKLLYKMGQTLPTWLREELQNTR, encoded by the exons ATGACTGTGCTGTCAAGGGTCCGGAGGAGTATCCGACAGGTATCTCCACAGGTTGTGCTACTCCTGCTCTTTGCCTTCTGCCTGCTCAGTGTTTTTGTCTCTGCGTATTATTTATATGGGTGGAAAAGGAGCTTGGAGCCCTCTGGGGATGTGCCAGGGCCAGACTGTGATGAACCCAAGGTTGCTCCCTCCCGCTTGCTTCCATTGAAGGCCATCAAGGTGGCTGATTCTTCCCGCACGGACCCCTTGGTGCTGGTGTTTGTGGAAAGCCTCTACTCTCAGCTGGGCCAAGAGATTGTGGCCATTTTGGAGTCGAGCCGCTTCAAATACAGGACAGAAATTGCCCCAGGGAAAGGGGACATGCCCACGCTGACAGACAAGGACCGGGGACGCTTTGCACTCATCATTTACGAAAACATCCTCAAATACGTCAACCTGGATGCCTGGAACCGTGAGCTGCTGGACAAGTACTGCGTGGAGTACGGCGTGGGCATCATCGGGTTCTTCAAG GCCAATGAGAACAGCCTGCTGAGTGCTCAGCTGAAGggcttccccctttttctcCACTCCAACCTTGCGCTGAAGGACTGCAGCATCAACCCCAAGTCACCGCTCCTGTACATCACGCGCCCCAGCGAGGTGGAGAAGGGAGTGCTCCCAGGGGAGGACTGGACAGTCTTCCAGTCCAACCACTCCACCTACGAGCCAGTCCTCCTGGCTAAGACCAAGTCAGCAGAGTCGATACCGCACATGAGCGTGGATGCAGCACTACACACAACAGTGATGCAAGACCTTGGTCTTCACGATGGCATCCAGAGGGTGCTTTTTGGCAACAATCTTAACTTCTGGCTGCACAAACTGATCTTTGTGGACTCTGTCTCCTTCCTAACGGGCAAGAGGCTCTCCCTGCCCCTTGACCGCTACATCCTGGTGGACATTGATGACATCTTTGTGGGCAAGGAAGGCACTCGCATGAAGGTGGAAGATGTCAAG GCGCTGTTTGACACTCAGAATGAGCTGCGCACCCACATCCCGAATTTCACCTTCAACCTGGGATACTCAGGGAAATTCTTCCACACAG GTACTGATGCTGAGGATGAAGGTGATGATCTGTTGCTGTCCTACGTGAGGGAGTTCTGGTGGTTCCCGCACATGTGGAGTCACATGCAGCCTCACCTCTTCCACAACCAGTCGGTTCTTGCGGAGCAGATGACCTTAAACAAGAAATTCGCTGTC GAACATGGTATTCCCACTGATATGGGATATGCGGTGGCCCCCCACCACTCGGGCGTGTATCCCGTCCACGTGCAGTTGTACGAAGCTTGGAAGCAGGTTTGGTCGATCAAAGTCACAAGCACAGAGGAGTACCCCCACCTGAAACCTGCTCGCTATCGTCGTGGCTTCATCCACAATGGCATCATG GTACTGCCCCGACAAACCTGTGGCCTCTTCACACACACCATCTTCTACAATGAATATCCTGGTGGATCCAGTGAGCTGGACAAAATCATCAATGGGGGTGAACTGTTCCTGACTGTGCTCCTTAACCCT ATCAGCATCTTCATGACTCATTTGTCCAATTATGGCAACGACCGCCTGGGCTTGTACACCTTCAAACATCTGGTCCGCTTCCTCAATTCCTGGACCAACTTGAAACTGCAGACACTACCACCTGTGCAGCTGGCTCAGAAatactttcagattttctctgAGGAGAAGGACCCTCTGTGGCAG GATCCCTGTGAAGACAAGCGGCACAAAGACATTTGGTCCAAAGAAAAGACCTGTGACCGATTCCCAAAACTCCTTATCATTGGGCCTCAAAAAACAG GAACGACTGCCCTTTATCTCTTCTTGGGGATGCACCCAGATCTGAGCAGCAACTACCCCAGCTCAGAGACCTTTGAGGAGATACAGTTCTTCAACGGACACAACTATCACAAGGGCATTGACTG GTACATGGAGTTCTTCCCTATCCCGTCCAATACCACTTCTGACTTCTACTTTGAAAAAAGTGCCAACTACTTTGACTCAGAAGTGGCTCCCAGgcgggctgcagccctgctctccaagGCCAAGGTCATCACAATCCTCATCAACCCTGCAGATCGAGCTTACTCCTGGTATCAG CATCAGCGAGCTCACGATGACCCAGTTGCTCTGAAATACACCTTCCATGAGGTAATCACAGCTGGACTTGAGGCTGCTCCTAAACTCCGGACCCTGCAGAACCGCTGCCTGGTCCCAGGCTGGTATGCTACTCACATCGAGCGCTGGCTGAACAACTACCATGCCAACCAG ATCCTTGTGCTGGATGGCAAACTGCTCCGAACAGAACCTGCCAAAGTGATGGAAACAGTCCAGAAATTCCTTGGCGTGACTAACTTCATCGATTATCACAAAACCCTGGC GTTTGATCCAAAGAAAGGATTCTGGTGTCAGCTTCTGGAAGGAGGGAGAACCAAATGCTTggggaaaagcaaaggaaggaaataccCTGAGATGGATTCAGAT TCGCGAGCTTTCCTGCGGGACTATTACAGGGACCATAACATAGAGCTTTCCAAGCTCCTGTACAAAATGGGCCAGACACTGCCCACCTGGCTGCGGGAGGAGCTGCAGAACACCAGGTAG